ATCTCCAATGAAGATGACAGTGTTTATGAAAAGTTCCATTCGTTTGATTTTGAAGGCaatgtaaagttccaggcaggCTGGAGTAGGATCGTATCAGCAGTTCCGGAGGAAAGACGAGAGACAGAGTTTCTCAAGgctaaactttttttctattcaaAGTATGAAAGCAATTTACTATATGATCTGAAATGTACCAGTTGATCAGTAATTTCAAGATTTTGacagaatatttttgaaatcttTTCTGAAAAAGAACAATACTGCAATGATCCTAAATTCTTTATGTAATTTACCAATGGCATAAATTACAAACGTTTGTAAATTCTAATGTTGGAAATGGAATATTTAAATAGTTGGAAAAAATTAGTGATAATTATCTTAAAGTCTCAACAAAAGGTTTCTTGAATTCACCACTGATATGTAagaacagataaataaaaaatgtagatgTAATAAATGATACATGATACATGATACATGATACAGGTGAATGTTGATGTAGATTAAACGGTTCTTTATACAGATTGTATGAAAAGGTGACAACAGAAGGCTATGAACAATGGTTGAAGGCGTATTCTGGTTCTCTACCTGAAGGTAATGTTTCAACATTTGCATGAAACCTCAAACTAATCTCACCAGTTTTGCAGTTAAcagtttacatgtacatgtatatgataaaattCCTTTTTCTTAGGGTCCCAAATGGCAAATTTTAACTCATTGTGAcctgtgtgtatatatacaggtaaagaCTATTGGgctatacatatatttacactgcAATCCTACTCTGTAACATTACCAAACACAGTTAGCATTGTTCTGTGCATGAACTGCCATCCACTTTTTTTGATGTCATCATGGTTATGTAACAATCGTGGTTCTAGCGATCATGGAAGATGGCTGTTAAAATTGGCAGTTCCGTCCTTGACAATAAGGAatatttaattcattatagatgcaaaatctctcaaatttttattataaatttgttattgaatgtaaatataagcattgaactgcattcagttggcaattatgggagcatgaatgccaactggacaatAGCAAAAATTCAACATAAAGCATGCTAATGCTTCATCAAATTTATTGCAATCCATTTTTCAAGACGGTGGTCTTTATGGTCTGGTTTGACTGTTTTAGTTTCCAATTCTTGTTTTAGGTGAAGTATCCAGGACAGATCAAGAAAAAAGTTCAGTAGAATCTAAATCAAAGCCAGAGGAAAGTGTTCAAATTGAGATAAAAAATAAGACAAAAGAATCAAATACAGATGTGGAACTCAGCAATGAGAAAACGAAACAGCAAGATTCTGATCTCCAAAAAGGAGAAGATGTAGTTGGGGACCAAGGTTCTTCATTAGAATTTAGTAAAATTGCAGAAATGATTGAAAAGGGACTGACTTTGCCAGGcattgaagaattaaatattaaaccTTTAGATATAGATCCCAATCCACCAGAAAAGGAGAGAATGAAAAAACCTTGGGAGAAATAATGTTCACCAGAATAAGAGAGAATGAAAAAACCTTGGGAGAAATGATTCCACCAGAAAAGGAGAGAATGAAAAAACCTTGGGAGAAATGATGTTCACCAGAAAAGGAGAGAATGAAAAAACCTTGGGAGAAATGATGTTCACCAGAAAAGGAGAGAATGAAAAAACCTTGGGAGAAATGATTCCACCAGAAAAGGAGAGAATGAAAAAACCACTTGGGagaaataatgttattttttatatgtagacCATCTTGATTGTGCAATTTAAACGTTTTATGTTTTAATGGGATCAGgttttataagttatatataactGGTGCTCAATTCTATTGCATTTTAATggcaataaaatgtttttgagtCAATGCATCGATTGAAAATAACGACTGGAAAACATTGTATAAATTGATTATAGTACATTGTACAGATACATCAAGTAAAATATGAATCAAAGCTTATTTATTGTGATGaattagtacatgtattacattttacttcaagatttGTTTAGAAGTGTCTATTGATAGTGCCCCCACGATGACCTTAAACAGTATTTTCTTGATGATTTACTTGATTATCAGAGTTTAACTAGAGTATATTACAAACAAGAACTCTAACACCTTAACATAGCTAGTTTGTATCCAATCATTTTTTGTGCTTCTGTATGGAAAGCACCATTTAATTTTTTCATGGCAAAAGTGTCGGGgatttgatgtttatttgattttgacTGAAAATTAGAATAAGTGAATGTAGTGAATGGTGTATGGTACTAGAATTAATTCCCCAAGTGGGGAAAAAATGACTCGAATGATAATATGTATGATGTATGTTGATTATATGTAAAAttctatttaattatttataataaacagtaatctttaaaatatagaaataaaatttgtataaCAATGAGTGATTTTCTTATccttaggcaaaaaaaaaaaaatctgtttacggttacccgaccgaccctaattttttacccccaaccctatgaaaaaaattgaaagtcGAGATTTCGATCTCAGATTCCGGTTCTGGCCAGTACTTTAGTGTGAAAGACtctaaaaaaaccaaaaaatcccgacctaccgaccctatttttttagccaatgtaaccctaaacagacatatttttttcccaatttaACAAGGATCATCCACCAGTATCAATACAAAGTGCATAGCCTTacaaataagtaaaaaatatttttttacagagAATAAAAAATTTAGCATAAACACAAGGAACCCGTTTTTTGTGATCCATTATTCGCTTATTGTGCAAATGGAACActttaggccaaaaaaaattaatatatgtctgtttagggttaatCAACCGACCCTAATTTGTTTACCCccaaccctattttttttccacttttctacgaaaaaaaaatgaaagtcaggatttcgatcTTGGACTctggttccggccattattttagagtgaaagacactaaaaaaaaaataccgacctaccgaccctatttttttttgccaGTGTAACTCTAAACCAgaacagacatttttttggccttaatAATATTCCAACAAAACGTAAAGTAATCAAATTAATACCAGgaacacaatacatgtattgtgtaaATATCATGTGAAATACTTTTGGAACAAAATTCTGAGTTGGCAATTTCTGATAAAGAAAAATGAGTGCACCAATACAGCAAAACTAAAGAAAAAGAGGATGAGACTTTTGGCTCCAAATATAGCTCAACAAACGTGAGAGTTATTTCTCTTTACACAAAACTACTGCCTCGGTTGATGCCTACCTTTGTCagcctcaatactccaggggttctgatcactaaCGATCTGCTGTTATCGGAACCCccggagtatcaaggatgacaAAGGTAGGTTTTGAATGTGGTTTTCAAGATTTTTGACGAGTCTGAAAATTACGTTTTCGTTGTTGCGTTGTCATTTATTGAAGTCCGTTTCTATGTAGTTTTTTCAGGGAGCCATTGGAGTCTTGATAAAAACGAGTAAAGTGTATATGCCGTTAACAGAAAAGTAGCTTGGTATAACTTTTATTCAGTCCAATCTAATGATCTTCTAGAGTTTTACCACAAGGATATCACAAGTCATGCAGTCGCGAGAGGAATGTTCTCTAGTCTAAAGCTTTTGGTTACTAAGTAATAACATTGACAGCCAATTGGACTTTCTTCTCCCTAAATACAAATGAAACATATAGGCAGAATCATGCAGTGTATGTGGGCTGTAAATcatcaaagatgctccaccgccgacagagcataaatgatgttcatcatttgaacaattaatGGTGTtgaatcgtgtatatatatgtcaaattaacacaaaaaataatatgaaataatttctttcgcctttgatgcatgcgcaatcagtacttcattccatataggatatagtgccacggaattttttcggggtgcaatttattatttttcatattttttaaacttgaaataaaataagaagctcgaactttttcaatggtggtaatggtgtaaagtaagtaactttcctgtttttgatagtgaaaaaataccatttgtcagcggtggagcatctttaacttacATTTGTACTGACGACTCCAACTTAAAAACAACATCGCCTATCTCACTTCCATGTTGGATGTACGTGacctttctttcattttctccTTTATTCTTCTTGCTATCTCCAGTCCCCAGAAAGCGCATACAATTTTAGTATTAGAAGTTTTGTCCTACTTCACAAACTTTGAACATCATTTTCTTTGGTTGTAAGTCGAAATTCAGAGAATCTTTTATACAATGTCTGCAGATTCAGATTAACTCTAACTTCCGGACCTATGAGTCGGAAGAGCAAAAATATGTTTAGTCCTTTCTGGtcagtaaaacattaaaatattaaatagatgatgtaaagaaaaaaaatcgcaaatatattactttttgtatatgtataatgttcatTCTCTGTTATACCTtaatatattgatgtatatGTCTGATTACGTTTGCACGCACAGGCGAGTTTACATCCATGTCTCGCAAGTTTACCAGCGGCAACAATTTAAACCCACGGTAGGCGAGTTCCTGTGACTCAGAAACACATATCCTTATCGTTAATGATAAGGATATTTATTTATGAATCACAAGAATTCGCCTACCGCCTGTGAGATGACCATAAGCTACACACACTGACAGTCATAATGATGCTTTGGTTTATCGTTCTGTATTTGTGCGAAATAATGCTCAAGACACAGGGACTACAAACAATTTCCAACTCATAGTTCACCTGCCTTTTGGACCAGAAATAGTAAAAGACCCAACACACCTGTATGTTAATCAATTCAGAAATCCGAACAGGGAAGGGTTCGAGACAATTCGATCCCGGTTTCTCCAATACTTAACTTAGGAAATTCCCATTACTTAAAATGTTACATATGGAAACGTTGCAGAAGTTATGGGAAAGAAACCTTGATGAAACTTGTCTCTGATCCGCTATACACTGTTTTGTTGGGCGATTTCCAATCACAATAGCCTTCAAACTGGGGTGGTCCGAACACCATTCCTTGATAATAACCATACACAGAGGCCTTATTTGCATGCATTGATTGGCTATAATATGTTCGCGGCTAGGGAGCGACTTTCGGGTTTTGCAGACACATGTAAATTTTCTCTCAGCTTTTGACAGCCTGTCATCTCGAGTTATTTGTGCAATGTAATCATAATGTTTATGAATGGTTCTGTGCATTCACGTTATTCATAGAAAATAGAGATGTAATAATATTCGTATGCATTTGTCAAGGGTCTTCAACGTGTAAAGTGGATTTGGTAAAAATTGCCTCTGTCATCATTCCGCTGTTTCTTCAAAATGCGCAAAATCAGAAACAGCTATAGACTTCATCAGTTTACTCTCACTCGTAGTCGATATTCCaggagtgatagtaacccttagAGTATCGATGGTGCAGTTTACAGTGCAAAATAATCATTCTATAAAGAGTCTATATCGTTTCTTTCAAATCCGTTTCTGCTTTATACCAAAGGTTTATAagttctcacttataaatccttgtttatacatttcatatattCACTATTTAAAAGTATACTATAGAGCTATTTAACGGTATTTTGATGTTCAACTTACTATCAACGTATTTGTTTTGGCGCAAATATATTTTGACGCAAACTTGACCTTGAACTTGTTCATGGTACGATGAATTGCATATTCACAACATATTTAACGGGTGCCGCAAATAGCcacatttttgtcatttattttcGTGTTGTCGCGAACACTAATCCCAATTAGTCACAAATTCTTTATATCGTTAGTTTTATTTATCTTCAAAATACGAATGCATCTCGCGGTTACTTGTTAAGGTGTTGTCTATGCTTGGAGTTTCTTGTTTATGCATTTAGAACTGTCTGttctacaaaaatgtacatgtgtacattgtatatgctaACCGAAAATGAATCCAAACTTTTTACAGTTACTTTTTACTACTGTAGACACGTTTGTATAACGTTGTAAAATGATTGTTGcgttcatgtttttttttcttcaaaatttaaacaggAATCTAGACTAATTTAGTCTTGAGAAGCATAACCAATGCATTTTATGAACATGTCACGCATTATACAATTGTACGTACATTACTGGTATAATACGGTAACTGTATGTTATTTTTAGTTTTCACTTGACTATTCAATGCAAAAGTACTTTACTTTCCAATATTGTCGTTTTATAAGGGAATCACCAGAACGTTTAAAGTAGCATGGAGATTTACAATATTAATCTAAAAGCTGATGACAAAAAGATGATCAATGTTCCCGCCATCTGTCATGTGGTTTAGTGCCATTGGAAACTCTCGGATGTAATGGTTACAATAACATGAAACACACCCAAGGAGTTTCGAACATATAGTTGACGATAGTTCCGAATCGAAGTGCAATCTAAACTATAGAGTCGTTCCGAAAAGCTACCTTCAGCAAAGGAAAAGTATTGTATCAGGGgaaaagtaaacaagcggtttATTTCGGAAGGAAAGGGTAGCACAGCTTATAAAAATAGTGGCATATCTGCTGAATGACAAATAAGGTAAGTAAGTTTATTGTTATTGGTTTAAATGTGCATGTATATCGATgttgtttgaaaaataattgatcGAAAACATCAGCCAGGCCATGGCCACGTGGTTTGTGTGATGCACCCATTTCATTtccattaaatatataattaattaataagaaTGGTTTCTTAATTATTCTAATCGTGCAACATCGGTTATGATAGACTCAGCATTACAAATTTtctaaagttttttttttaaaaaactgtGCATGAGAAAAAAGGCGTTTTCtaagaaaattataaatagGATCTGTACATTTATAAAGCCTcggtattcaaattatttatatgtgCAAGGTATAACGTTACTTAACTGTTAAACGACATTGTTGTTGAAGTCATTTCTATTGATCTATTATCAATGAAGAAAGTCGAAGAACTGGTGAGTCTTAAAAAAACCTCATTGCTGATGGAATATAATTATGTTCTAGGCTTTCATCTCAACTTAATTAAAACTGCTTACATGCACTTTCATCTCGGCTTAAAATTCCATTAAAGTTGAGATGTAGAATTCATCACCCAAGGGGAGGGGATATATATTTGGATTAACCTAACACAGACTCTGCATTGTCGCATTGCAATATATCTCTAATTTGCGGAGTCAATGTTGAATGGCCCTATTACACTGATAAAAATGTGGCAGTAAATAGCTTGCCATGAAAAcgttaaaaaaatattggaaTGACCTAAATACTTCAAGTTCCAGTGAAGTAGGATTTCCATGTAAACCAATCAATACATGGGTCTAATCTCTTTAACGTGGAGTTGTGACTGGCCTTATTATTTCTTAGTCATAGTGGTAACATGTTGAAACTCAAGCGTTACATGTAATGTAGATTATGAATATTAAAATTCAGGgaaataatgacaaaattaCAACAGAATGAGATTTAATCATTGTCTTCAGGCAGATCATTGAAGAGtcagtttttaatttttttttctcgaaaCCATGGCACAGGTTCATATTTATACACCGTTATAGTCGAAGATTATACGATTATGTTAGAAAATACATTCACAACATTAGTCAGGGCTGGactgtataattttttttaaaatgaacaatGAAAATAAACTGCATTTGTAGCATGACAGAATAAATGTAGTCGTGCGTATTGATCGATGTTTATAGACAGATATTGGGAGAGAAAAGCCGTGCTGGAAGTGATACTAGATTAGGCGGTCTTAGGCAAGTATTCCTGATAACCATATTGTACATCAAAAGTCTGGGGGTCAGATCACGTCAAAATCCCAGAGTTTACCCCCTGGATCCAAGGGTATCGGTCCATGTTTTTCCGATAGGTAAGTCCCATTgttctgtatgtatgtatgtaatgcaTTCCATTTAGGTATAGCtgaatataaaacaatgaaaccaaATCAATATTAGAGCATCTAATCTTCAGTAGTTATGCTATAAAATGATGTTGCATGGTTGTCTGATGcattttttcagaatttttttttttttttttttaaatagatgaTGATCGAGTACTGCATGACtatcaattgttaacatatAAAGATACATAGATTTACAGGtgcaaaaatatttcatcagtCGAGGTGTCACCAAAATTGCATCTGGGATGATTTTCAATGGGGATTATAGTCTTGATAAAACAGGAGACAATGGGCTTGAAAGCATGAAATAAATACagcaaaattattatataaatttgatCAAAACTAGCCATGGAAATTCAGACATTAATGACGGCACCAGCAGGTTAGCAGAACAATTGTACAAGAAACCATTAGgtttaattttctttgttccaagttacctcccttggatTTCTCTCTAATTAGTTGTCAATTAttcataaatcaaaattattaattgGATTAAGTCCTGGAAACACCTGCATGTAATTTGGCCAATAAGTTACTGGCTTGAATAGTTGTGAAATTATTTTCCAAATATAAGTGACCTTGACATAGTTTCAAAGTCATGGAGGTAAGATAAATTTAAGTATCTCCTGTAAATTGTATTAAAGCTTTGATTACCTTGTCTGTCAAAAATGATGAAAACtaaattgaatgtttaaaaaCCTACATGCATTTGGTTGACCAATCTACGTTATTTTGCCCACAAACCTAGAATAACCATTACTGTTCTAATATAATGTTGTTATCCTGTCTTGTCTAGTAGCCTTGAGTGACACATTCACACAGAAAGATTACACAGAAGATGGGGGTTCAACTTATCATGTTTAACCCTGTCTAACCTTCACTTAGAGTCGGTAATATAATTTACCATTCAGTGCAGTACAGATTGTCCTTGACCCCAAACTGATCTCATGGTGGTTGACTTCGTCTGCTCAGCACACTGATTTTAAGGTCATTTGAGAAGAAGTCTCAAGTTCTTCTGCATGCATTTTCTCCATGATTGTTCATCACCCATCGACGTTTAGTAAAGCAGCTAGTTTACATTTTTGCCTTTTTCTTAATTAACAATTGTTAAGGGCTTCGAGATTTGATGGTAAGCCTATAGCAGACTTGAATGCTACTAAGCTTGTTTCAATGAATGACCTCaatctttattcaaggtcacagagtcaAATgtgctaaaatcttaaaaaaatactttgtcTGCAACCAAAATACGGTACCCAGCAGCCTAATATTTGTCCTGTAGCAAGCTAGAAAGAAGAGCTATAGAGATTGTTataatgaatgaccttgactttcattaaAGTTATCAAGGTTAAATGTGCTTTTTATAGAACTTCTATTAAAAAGCCTAGAAGCCTTATATTAGACttttagaattatttttatgtgaCCAGATATTGCTTCTTTTTGCGTATATATTGGCTTATAGAATCGATGGGTGAAGGGGTAccaaatttgtttcttaatgaataACTATGAcagtcattcaaggtcatgagTCAAATTTGCTGGCTTTATCTTTAAGGCTAACTTATCTATATTGAACGGCTTTAAGCGACCTATTGTTAGGCCAACCACATGACTGAATAAAGGGCTTAATGCTTGAAGGggtaaaaaaaggaaaaattgcaaatattttaataaacaactttgtattaacaaaaaatatggCCAAAATTTTCTGTGCTACAGAAGGTGTGactttttttagcccaccatcaacagatggtgggctattcaaatcgctttttgtccgtcgtccgtccttccgtccgtttgtccgtggtccatcgtccgtccttccgtccgtccgtccgtccttccgtccgttaacaattcttgttaccgctatttctcagaaagtactgaagggatgtttctcaaatttcatatgtaggttcccctagggccctagttgtgcatattgtattttgggaccaatcggtcaacaaaatggccgccaggcagccatcttggattttgatagttaaagtttgttaccgctatttctcagaatgtactgaagggatctttctcaaatttcacatgtaagttcccctaggggcctagttgtgcatattgcattttgggaccaatcgatgaacaagatggccgacaggccgccatcttggattttgacaattgaactttgttacagctatttctcagaaagtactgaagggatctgtctcaaattgcatgtgcagattcccctaggggtctagttgtgcatattgcattttcagacccatcggtgaacaagatggccgacaggacgccatcttggattttgatagttaaagcttgttaccactatttgtcagaaagtactcaagggatctgtatcaaattgcatgtgcaggttcccctaggggtctagttgtgcatattgcattttcagacccatcggtgaacaagatggccgacaggacgccatcttggattttgataattgaagcttgttaccactatttcttagaaagtactgaagggatctgtctgaaatttcatgtgcaggttcccctaggtctctggttatatatattgcattttggtaccgatcagtaaacaagatggccgacagaacgccatcttggattttgacaattgaagtttttttctgCTATGCCTAAGAacgtactgaagggatctgtctcaaattgtatgtgcagattcttctaggggtctagttgtgcatattgcattttaggaccgatcggtgaacaagatggccgacaggtagccatcaaggattttgataattaaagtttgttaccgttatatatctcagaaagcagtcaaaggatctttctgaaatttcatgtgtagtaatatgtagtaaaagcttgaaaagcagagaaaagatccctcttgcctttgtcagacaaagatcgttcttaggtgggcgccaagatccctctgggatctcttttTTTCACTAGTTGACTTTTGAActaaatgtacttatttcaaAAGACGTATGTTTTCAACACTACATCAAATTGAATCAGGGCTGAAAAAACTGAAAggttttttagcccaccatcattagatggtgggctattcaaatttcCTATGTCCTGTGGTCCGTggtccggcgtccgtccgtaaacaatgcttgttatcactatttcttaaaaactcctgcagggattttgttcaaacttcacatggagggtccccttggttcATAGGTGTGCCATACACATTTTGtgactgatcggaaaaacaagatgaccgccaggcagccatctttgattttggcagttgaggtttgttatcgatatttcttgagaactactgaagggatttagTTTAAACTTCACAttgagggtacccttggtccctagctgtgccatacagattttgtggctgatcagaaaaataagatggccgccagacagccatcattgattttggcagttgaagtttgttatcaatatttcttgagaactactgaagggattttgttcaaactttacatggagggtacccttggtccctagctGTACCAtgcagattttgaggctgatcggaaaaaacatgatagcagccatcttggatttgggcagttgaagtttgttatcactatttcttgaaAAACTATTGAAGGGATTTTCACATGGAGGATTGCATTGGTCCTTAGTTGTGCCATatagattttgaggctgatgatcggaaaaacaagatggccaccatgtggccatattggattgtgatagttaaggtttgttatcactatttctcagaaagtgcttaagggatctttcttaaatttattatgtaggttccccttaggcccttgttatgcatattgcatttttggaccaatcggtgaacaagatggctgccaggccgccatcttggattttgatagttaaagtttgttatcgctatttctcagatagtactgaagggatctgtctcaaatttcatatgtaggttcccctagggacctagttgtgcatattgcattttgggaacgatcggtcaacaagatggtcgccaggcagccatcttggatttgatattcaaagtttattatcgctatttctcagaaaatattgaatggatctttctcaaacaCAGGTAGGTtaccctagggccctagttgtgcatatggtgatttgggaccgatttatcaacaagatagccgccaaggagccatcttggattttgatagttaaaagtttgatatcgctatttctaagaaagtattgaatggatcattGTCAAATTTCACATacttaggttcccctagggccctagttgtgcatattgtgatttggggcAGATTGatcgacaagatggccgccaaggagccatcttggattttgatagttgaagtttggtactgctatttctcaaaaggtactgaagcgatctgtctcaaattttatgtgtagtacgtttgaaaaagtttaaaaagtagagataagatccatctttccattgtcagacatagatcattctttcgtgggcgccaagatccctctgggatctcttgttttttgtgatgttttatttCTTGATCAGGCACAGTTCTAGAGTAATCAATTAAAAGCCAGAAAAGGGGCCGATAGATCCATCTTTGTGAAGACCCTGAGTGAGCGGATCAATCTTCTTTTTTCTGCAGAATTTATACTGCAATCCACTGAACAGATGAATTGGAAGCATTGAAATGAAACTGTAAAAGAAAATTCCTGAACTTTGtaacaaattacaaataaaatgctTCCATAGATGGTGAACAATCTAGAAGAAATCATAATAACCCTAGCTATATCCAATACCTTCAAAGTATTCCCACATGCAAACCCTGACTGTGTTCCCCGCCCTGACAATGTTCCACACCCTGACAATGTTCCCCACCCTGACAGTGTTCCACACCCTGACAGTGTTCCACACACTGACAGTGTTCCACACCCTGACAGTGTTCCACACCCTGACAGTGTTCCACACCCTGACAGTGTTCCACACCCTGACAGTGTTCCACACCCTGACAGTGTTCCACACCCTGACAGTGTTCCACACCCTGACAGTGTTCCACACCCTGACAGTGTTCCACACCCTGACAGTGTTCCACACCCTGACAGTGTTCCACACCCTGACAGTGTTCCACACCCTGACAGTGTTCCACACCCTGACAGTGTTCCACACCCTGACAGTGTTCCACACCCTGACAGTGTTCCACACCCTGACAGTGTTCCACACCCTGACTATGTTCCATACCCTGATAGTGTTCCACACCCTGACAGTGTTCCACACCCTGACAGTGTTCCACACCCTGACAGTGTTCCACACCCTGACAGTGTTCCACACCCTGACAGTGTTCCACACCCTGACAGTGTTCCACACCCTGACAGTGTTCCACACCCTGACAGTGTTCCACACCCTGACAGTGTTCCACACCCTGACAGTGTTCCACACCCTGACAGTGTTCCACACCCTGACAGTGTTCCACACCCTGACAGTGTTCCACACCCTGACAGTGTTCCACACCCTGACAGTGTTCCACACCCTGACAGTGTTCCACACCCTGACAGTGTTCCACACCCTGACAGTGTTCCACACCCTGACAGTGTTCCACACCCTGACAGTGTTCCACACCCTGACAGTGTTCCACACCCTGACAGTGTTCCACACCCTGACAGTGTTCCTCACCCTGACA
This portion of the Argopecten irradians isolate NY chromosome 6, Ai_NY, whole genome shotgun sequence genome encodes:
- the LOC138324755 gene encoding uncharacterized protein, which translates into the protein MLQPSQTTEQENISNEDDSVYEKFHSFDFEGNVKFQAGWSRIVSAVPEERRETEFLKAKLFFYSKLYEKVTTEGYEQWLKAYSGSLPEGEVSRTDQEKSSVESKSKPEESVQIEIKNKTKESNTDVELSNEKTKQQDSDLQKGEDVVGDQGSSLEFSKIAEMIEKGLTLPGIEELNIKPLDIDPNPPEKERMKKPWEK